One segment of Mycobacterium spongiae DNA contains the following:
- a CDS encoding SDR family NAD(P)-dependent oxidoreductase, translating into MTTLHGKVALITGASSGLGAAAVTLFAERGATVFGVARDENKLAEVFAPITSGAYSQVDITTPGACAAAVESCVDAFGRLDVLVNVAGSHTMRHTAWVTDEDWDRDLAVNLNGPFYLIRASLPFLLDAGGSIINVSSVAGTHGQAYSAGYCAAKHGLVGLTRALAVEFTADKIRINAVCPGGMLTPQVTNFSLPDGADPSLVMRTASPRGLLEPDVAAEMIAFLASDAAAAIHGAVIAVDNGRSAD; encoded by the coding sequence GTGACGACGCTGCACGGCAAGGTCGCCCTGATCACTGGCGCCTCCTCAGGCTTGGGGGCGGCGGCGGTCACGCTCTTCGCGGAACGCGGCGCGACCGTATTCGGTGTCGCGCGCGACGAGAACAAGCTTGCCGAGGTATTCGCACCGATAACCTCAGGTGCGTATTCACAGGTCGATATCACGACTCCGGGTGCTTGCGCTGCCGCCGTCGAATCGTGCGTCGACGCGTTCGGGCGGTTGGATGTGCTGGTGAACGTGGCCGGTTCGCACACCATGCGCCACACCGCGTGGGTGACCGACGAAGACTGGGACCGCGATCTCGCCGTGAACCTGAACGGGCCCTTCTATCTCATCCGCGCCTCGCTGCCATTCCTGCTCGATGCCGGCGGCAGCATTATCAACGTGTCGTCGGTGGCCGGAACCCACGGGCAGGCCTACTCGGCGGGGTACTGCGCGGCTAAACATGGGTTGGTCGGGCTTACTCGCGCACTGGCCGTGGAATTCACCGCTGACAAGATTCGCATCAACGCCGTATGTCCCGGTGGAATGCTCACGCCGCAGGTCACCAACTTTTCGTTACCCGATGGCGCCGATCCCAGCTTGGTGATGCGAACGGCGTCCCCGCGCGGACTCCTGGAACCCGACGTCGCCGCAGAAATGATCGCGTTCCTGGCCAGCGATGCCGCGGCGGCTATTCATGGCGCCGTCATCGCGGTCGACAATGGCCGCAGCGCTGACTAG
- a CDS encoding GMC family oxidoreductase N-terminal domain-containing protein, translated as MTRLADRATASFGAALLPEEHGGPPPAVLVERVDRYIAHLPATVRIAMRAGLLSMTAAGYLTAGRSLGRLTPDGRVAVLQRVASLGPEAAAAIEGLKALLLLANGADVYAAELLDRAQRHEVARPDADLTVIPSPECRSVVTADAVVVGSGAGGAMAARTLARNGFDTIVLEEGRRWTVDEFRATHPLDRYASLYRGGGATAALGRPAVVLPIGRAVGGSTVVNSGTCYRTPDAVVRRWRDDFGLPLADPARYEGYLDEVERTLEVSPVPMDVMGRNGRTLLAGAEALGWRAAPIPRNAPGCDGCCQCAIGCPMNAKFGVHLNALPQACAAGARIVSDARVVRVLHSGGHAQGVRARRQDGTLFDVRAPTIVVAAGATETPGLLWRSGLGGHRRLGRNLALHPAAALAGSFERDIYAWRGVLQSSAVDELHESQGILIEATATPPGMGSMVFPGYGRELLGWLDRAHRVVTLGAMVADEGSGRVVNLRRGDAVLRYDITRADAARLMTAVEAMGRLLFAAGAVEVLTGLPAAGTVTSFGQLQDVLRRTSPRSLHLAAFHPTGTAAAGSDEQLCPVDASGRLRGVAGVWVADASILPSCPEVNPQVSIMALALAVADEVVAAVR; from the coding sequence ATGACGCGGCTGGCCGACCGCGCGACGGCGTCGTTCGGTGCCGCGCTGTTGCCTGAAGAGCATGGTGGTCCGCCACCGGCCGTACTCGTCGAGCGTGTTGACCGCTACATCGCTCACCTCCCGGCGACGGTCCGGATCGCGATGCGGGCCGGGCTGCTCTCGATGACCGCCGCCGGGTATCTCACGGCCGGCCGGTCCCTGGGGCGACTGACGCCCGACGGCCGCGTTGCGGTGCTGCAGCGAGTGGCTTCATTAGGACCCGAGGCCGCTGCCGCGATCGAGGGGCTCAAGGCGCTGTTGTTGCTCGCCAACGGTGCCGATGTGTATGCCGCCGAGCTGCTGGACCGCGCTCAGCGCCACGAGGTAGCCCGCCCCGATGCTGACCTGACCGTCATACCGTCGCCCGAATGCCGGTCCGTCGTCACTGCCGACGCCGTGGTCGTCGGCTCCGGCGCTGGTGGTGCGATGGCCGCTCGGACACTGGCACGCAACGGATTTGACACCATCGTGCTCGAGGAGGGCCGGCGCTGGACCGTCGACGAATTCCGCGCCACCCACCCCCTGGATCGCTACGCCAGCCTCTACCGCGGCGGCGGGGCCACCGCGGCACTTGGCCGGCCAGCCGTCGTACTGCCAATTGGGCGGGCGGTGGGCGGTAGCACCGTGGTCAACTCCGGCACGTGTTATCGAACGCCGGACGCCGTTGTGCGCCGCTGGCGCGACGATTTCGGGCTCCCGCTCGCCGACCCGGCGCGTTACGAGGGCTATCTCGACGAGGTGGAACGCACGCTCGAAGTCAGTCCCGTGCCGATGGACGTCATGGGACGCAACGGGCGCACGCTACTGGCCGGTGCGGAGGCCCTGGGCTGGCGGGCGGCGCCGATCCCGCGCAATGCGCCCGGATGTGACGGTTGCTGCCAGTGCGCCATCGGTTGCCCGATGAACGCGAAGTTTGGGGTGCACCTCAACGCGCTACCGCAGGCCTGCGCGGCCGGTGCGCGGATCGTGTCGGACGCGCGGGTGGTGCGGGTGCTGCACTCCGGCGGACACGCGCAGGGCGTGCGGGCGCGCCGGCAAGACGGCACGTTGTTCGACGTGCGGGCGCCGACCATCGTCGTAGCCGCCGGCGCGACGGAAACCCCGGGCCTGCTGTGGCGCAGCGGGCTCGGAGGCCATCGCCGGCTGGGCCGAAACCTCGCATTGCACCCCGCCGCCGCGCTGGCCGGATCTTTCGAGCGCGACATCTACGCCTGGCGCGGCGTGCTGCAGAGCTCGGCCGTCGACGAACTACACGAGTCGCAGGGAATCCTGATCGAGGCGACCGCCACGCCTCCTGGCATGGGGTCGATGGTGTTTCCGGGATACGGCCGGGAGCTGCTTGGCTGGCTCGATCGAGCGCACCGCGTCGTGACGCTCGGCGCCATGGTCGCCGACGAAGGCAGCGGCCGCGTGGTGAACCTGAGACGGGGCGACGCGGTGCTGCGCTACGACATCACCCGCGCCGACGCGGCGCGGCTGATGACGGCGGTCGAGGCCATGGGCCGGTTACTCTTTGCCGCCGGCGCCGTTGAGGTTCTTACCGGTCTTCCCGCGGCCGGCACCGTCACCTCCTTCGGCCAGCTGCAGGATGTGCTGCGCCGGACAAGCCCGAGGAGCTTGCACCTAGCGGCTTTTCATCCGACGGGTACGGCCGCAGCGGGCAGCGACGAGCAGCTGTGCCCGGTGGACGCCAGCGGTCGGCTACGTGGGGTCGCAGGCGTGTGGGTAGCCGACGCGTCGATCCTGCCGAGCTGCCCGGAGGTGAACCCGCAGGTGTCGATCATGGCGCTGGCGCTGGCGGTCGCCGACGAGGTGGTCGCCGCCGTGCGCTGA
- a CDS encoding PE family protein: MAHVVAAPDAVSAAATDLANIGSALRAANAAAAAPTTGVIAPGADEVSAAIAALFSDHATAYQALSTRIAGFHSQFAQALNGASEAYAAAEAANTALLQQALNLINAPTAALLGRPLIGDGAHGTAPGQAGGAGGLLWGNGGNGAAGRNPGIPGGAGGAAGLIGNGGAGGIGGAGAAGGPGGHGGWLFGNGGMGGPGGSTVAGGNGGLGGAGGAAGLFGFGGAGGLGGHAISDVAEGSGGGGGVGGRGGWLFGGGGTGGAGGFAATAGGDGGLGGTGGAAGLIGHGGTGGIGGFGGTIGTEGFFGGNGGTGGHGGLLVGDGGDGGAGGVSGFGGLGAAFAAGGIGGTGGDAGLFGAGGAGGRGGHGLGVVGEAGGHGGAGGNGGWLYGGGGEGGRGGNGGNHEFQGPAGVGGDGGAGGSARLIGDGGAGGAGGSGGIGIPNAAGGAGGSGGTGGSLSGSAGTAGPDG, from the coding sequence ATGGCGCACGTGGTGGCAGCTCCAGACGCAGTGTCGGCCGCGGCAACGGACTTGGCGAACATCGGCTCTGCACTGCGCGCAGCCAACGCGGCCGCGGCGGCACCCACCACAGGAGTGATCGCCCCGGGTGCCGATGAGGTGTCAGCGGCAATCGCCGCGCTGTTCTCCGACCACGCGACGGCCTATCAGGCCCTGAGTACGCGCATCGCGGGGTTTCACAGCCAGTTTGCCCAGGCCCTCAACGGTGCGTCGGAGGCGTATGCGGCGGCCGAAGCGGCCAACACCGCACTGCTGCAGCAGGCCCTCAATCTGATCAACGCTCCTACTGCGGCGCTGCTGGGACGTCCGTTGATCGGCGACGGCGCCCACGGGACGGCGCCGGGGCAGGCCGGTGGGGCCGGTGGGCTGTTGTGGGGCAATGGTGGCAACGGTGCTGCCGGACGCAACCCCGGGATCCCCGGGGGTGCTGGCGGTGCTGCCGGGCTCATCGGTAACGGCGGGGCCGGCGGGATCGGCGGTGCCGGTGCCGCCGGTGGACCGGGAGGTCATGGTGGATGGTTGTTCGGCAACGGCGGCATGGGCGGACCGGGCGGGTCCACCGTCGCCGGCGGCAACGGGGGGCTGGGAGGTGCCGGCGGTGCGGCCGGGTTGTTCGGCTTCGGCGGCGCCGGCGGGCTCGGCGGACACGCCATTAGCGATGTCGCCGAAGGCTCCGGTGGCGGTGGGGGAGTCGGGGGACGGGGCGGCTGGTTGTTCGGAGGCGGCGGCACCGGCGGCGCCGGTGGGTTCGCCGCGACCGCCGGCGGCGACGGGGGCCTCGGGGGTACCGGCGGTGCCGCGGGGCTGATCGGGCACGGCGGGACGGGCGGGATCGGCGGATTCGGCGGCACCATCGGAACCGAGGGCTTCTTCGGCGGCAACGGCGGCACCGGCGGGCACGGCGGGCTGCTGGTGGGCGACGGTGGCGACGGCGGTGCCGGGGGCGTGAGCGGGTTCGGCGGGTTGGGCGCCGCGTTTGCCGCCGGTGGAATCGGTGGTACCGGAGGTGACGCCGGGCTGTTTGGGGCCGGTGGGGCCGGCGGGCGCGGTGGGCACGGCCTTGGTGTCGTTGGGGAAGCCGGCGGTCATGGCGGGGCCGGCGGCAACGGCGGGTGGCTGTACGGCGGCGGCGGGGAGGGCGGACGCGGTGGCAATGGCGGCAATCATGAGTTCCAGGGGCCCGCCGGTGTGGGTGGTGACGGCGGCGCGGGCGGTTCGGCCCGGCTGATCGGCGACGGCGGCGCTGGTGGAGCCGGTGGGAGCGGCGGGATCGGCATTCCCAACGCGGCCGGTGGTGCCGGCGGTAGCGGCGGTACCGGCGGATCCCTGTCGGGCAGCGCCGGCACGGCTGGCCCAGACGGCTGA
- a CDS encoding serine/threonine-protein kinase: MPFSHGDIFAGYTIQHLLGAGGMGEVYLAQHPRLPRLDALKILSLDATGDEEFRARFNREAELASTLWNPHIVGVHDRGEFDGRLWISMDYVEGTDARHLVEQRYPSGMPHDDVVEIVTAVAEALDFAHERRLLHRDVKPANILVTAPPEGARRRVLLTDFGIARETDDMTGLTEAKMAIGTVAYAAPEQLTGKSLDGRVDQYALAGTAFHLLTGAPPFDDSNRAVVVGHHLNTPAPRLSQRRPDLAHLDPVFAKALAKDPNDRYPHCLDFAQALATPPDAAARPGFAPDPAANGAPDGPGVASARSSATPQPSPPSAAPEARPRHAASVHTAPLGAADDRGSTAPHTKRLDPMTEHGTAVSVRKRPAGPGNDDEVWSFGLKRYEPSGEPRTEIPVELHGSSITGPLADGDLVGVSGIWDGSTLFADTVVNHSAEPGGRRRPPSVPKTNPKKITTASDSKSGKGRIVAIVGLVAAAAVAAVAIVVTHGFGLWSDKTPGPLVKPEQATVFSPGGAPDHPGQANLAIDGDPNTSWPTDTYVDATPFPTFKEGVGLMLQLSAPTALSAVGIDVPSTGTEVQIRAANSANPASLSDTTELTRSVPLKPGHNRVRVNSQKKTSHVLVWITKLGTTDGESRTAISEITLHAR, from the coding sequence ATGCCGTTCAGCCACGGTGACATCTTCGCCGGTTACACCATTCAGCACCTGCTCGGCGCTGGTGGCATGGGGGAGGTCTACCTCGCACAGCACCCTCGCTTGCCCCGCCTGGACGCGCTCAAGATCCTCTCCCTGGATGCCACGGGTGATGAGGAGTTCCGAGCAAGATTCAATCGCGAAGCCGAATTGGCGTCGACGCTGTGGAATCCGCACATCGTGGGGGTGCACGACCGTGGCGAGTTCGACGGCCGGTTATGGATCTCGATGGACTACGTGGAAGGTACCGACGCCCGCCACCTCGTGGAGCAGCGCTACCCATCGGGCATGCCTCACGACGATGTCGTAGAAATCGTGACGGCCGTCGCTGAAGCCCTGGACTTCGCCCATGAACGTCGACTGCTGCATCGCGACGTCAAACCGGCGAACATCCTCGTCACCGCCCCGCCGGAGGGCGCGCGGCGCCGAGTTCTCTTGACCGACTTCGGCATTGCCCGCGAGACCGACGACATGACCGGTCTGACCGAGGCCAAGATGGCCATCGGTACCGTCGCCTACGCGGCACCCGAGCAGCTCACCGGCAAGTCGCTGGATGGCCGCGTCGACCAATACGCGCTGGCCGGCACGGCGTTTCACCTGCTCACCGGCGCACCGCCCTTCGATGACTCCAACCGCGCCGTCGTCGTCGGCCATCACCTCAACACGCCTGCGCCGCGGCTGTCGCAACGCCGCCCCGATCTTGCTCACCTCGACCCCGTGTTCGCCAAGGCGTTGGCCAAAGACCCCAACGATCGGTACCCCCACTGCCTCGACTTCGCCCAGGCGCTGGCAACGCCGCCGGACGCCGCAGCCCGCCCCGGGTTCGCACCCGACCCGGCGGCCAACGGTGCGCCTGATGGCCCAGGCGTGGCCTCGGCCAGATCCTCGGCAACGCCGCAGCCCTCCCCGCCGAGCGCGGCGCCCGAAGCTCGGCCGCGGCACGCTGCCAGCGTGCACACCGCTCCCCTCGGCGCTGCCGACGATCGCGGCTCAACGGCGCCGCACACCAAACGTCTTGACCCCATGACCGAGCACGGCACAGCAGTTTCGGTGCGGAAGCGACCAGCCGGACCCGGGAACGACGACGAAGTGTGGTCGTTTGGCCTCAAACGATACGAGCCGAGCGGAGAACCGCGGACCGAGATACCGGTCGAATTGCACGGCAGCTCCATCACCGGACCACTCGCCGACGGCGACCTGGTCGGGGTCAGCGGAATCTGGGACGGCAGCACCCTGTTCGCCGATACGGTCGTCAACCATTCCGCCGAACCTGGCGGCCGACGTCGGCCACCCTCGGTTCCGAAGACGAACCCGAAGAAGATCACCACCGCCTCCGATTCGAAATCCGGTAAAGGGCGAATCGTCGCGATCGTGGGGCTTGTCGCCGCCGCGGCCGTGGCGGCAGTGGCCATCGTCGTCACCCACGGGTTCGGGCTGTGGTCGGACAAGACGCCCGGTCCACTCGTGAAACCCGAACAGGCCACGGTGTTCTCTCCGGGTGGCGCGCCCGACCATCCCGGGCAGGCCAATCTGGCCATAGACGGGGATCCGAATACGTCGTGGCCAACGGACACCTACGTCGACGCCACGCCGTTTCCCACCTTCAAGGAGGGCGTGGGCCTGATGTTGCAGTTGTCGGCACCGACCGCGCTGAGCGCGGTGGGTATCGACGTGCCCAGCACCGGAACCGAAGTGCAGATCCGCGCTGCCAACAGCGCGAATCCGGCGAGTCTGTCCGATACCACCGAGCTGACCCGGAGCGTGCCGCTGAAGCCGGGGCACAACCGCGTCCGGGTGAACAGCCAGAAGAAGACGTCCCATGTGCTGGTGTGGATCACGAAGTTGGGCACAACGGACGGGGAGAGCCGTACGGCCATCTCCGAGATCACGCTGCACGCGCGGTGA
- a CDS encoding CaiB/BaiF CoA transferase family protein, whose translation MTAVTTHDELPLTDVRVLDLATGEAEAIGRLLADLGADVLKIETDGGSPGRGRLPAVAGCSIPFALRNANKRSTVLNPETEADRHRFLELVGSADILIDSGIPGMATIFGMSCARLADHFERLVALHVSDFGTDGPRAGWQATDPVLYALSTALSQSGPPTGTPVLPPDGIASATAAVQATWAVLVAYYHRLRYSIGEYIDFSKFEAVAQALDPPYGAMGQGALAQRSSGGWRGRPRHQDVYPIFACKDGYVRLCVMSPRQWHGMRAWLGEPSQFQDPMYDAVGARFKAAREIGALTAALFSDHTMDDLVAAGKSHGVPIAPVLTSSEALASDHFREVGALCDVEFAPGINVSVPAGPFIIDGQRAGLRHRAPAPGQHGPDWQRTDTGLPASDEAAVRRPFEGIRIVDLGIIVAGGELGRLFADMGAEVIKVESPQFPDGLRQTRTGQAMSEAVAWTNRNKVGLGLDLRQPAGTETFARLVATADIVSANFKPGTLASLGFSYPTLRSLNPGIVLAESSAFGDRGSWSVQPGYGPLVRAATGITRLWTSDTIDDARPPFLDAVTVFPDHVAARVTAIAALAALIRRHRTGHGAHVHISQAEVAVNQLDTTYATEAARAAGLQVCDDPSYHGVYPCAGDDEWCVISLRDEDDRRALAAAMGRSPVDRDRGDIVDEIACWTSTLDKETVANLLQRAGVPAAPMNRATDVLVDPQVRHRKLLSDMVHPLFDAPLPAEAGPAPFRNIPAVELRPAPMLGEHTREVCRRLLGLDDDEVDRLINVGALYAQGQVS comes from the coding sequence ATGACCGCGGTGACCACACATGACGAGCTCCCCCTCACTGACGTGCGGGTACTCGATCTTGCGACCGGCGAGGCCGAGGCGATCGGTCGCCTCCTTGCCGACCTCGGCGCGGACGTCCTGAAGATCGAGACTGACGGCGGCAGCCCTGGCCGGGGCCGGCTGCCCGCGGTAGCCGGCTGCAGCATCCCCTTCGCGTTGCGCAACGCGAACAAACGCAGCACGGTGCTCAACCCCGAGACCGAGGCGGACCGACACCGGTTCCTCGAGCTGGTGGGCAGCGCCGACATCCTCATCGACAGCGGAATCCCCGGTATGGCAACGATATTCGGAATGTCTTGCGCCAGGCTCGCTGACCACTTCGAGCGACTGGTCGCACTGCACGTCAGTGATTTCGGTACCGACGGCCCCCGCGCAGGGTGGCAAGCAACCGATCCGGTGCTGTACGCACTGTCGACGGCGCTGTCGCAGTCGGGACCACCGACCGGCACACCGGTGCTACCGCCGGATGGCATCGCATCGGCTACCGCGGCGGTGCAGGCGACCTGGGCGGTGCTGGTCGCCTACTACCATCGGCTGCGCTACAGCATCGGCGAGTACATCGACTTCTCCAAGTTCGAGGCCGTCGCCCAGGCACTTGATCCGCCGTACGGCGCGATGGGCCAGGGTGCGCTGGCGCAGCGGAGCTCCGGAGGCTGGCGCGGCCGACCGCGGCATCAGGATGTGTACCCGATATTCGCCTGCAAAGACGGCTACGTGCGGCTTTGCGTGATGTCGCCGCGGCAGTGGCATGGCATGCGGGCCTGGCTCGGGGAACCATCGCAATTCCAGGACCCCATGTACGACGCCGTGGGCGCCCGGTTCAAGGCGGCCCGGGAGATCGGCGCACTCACCGCGGCGCTGTTCTCCGACCACACGATGGACGACCTGGTCGCAGCCGGAAAATCCCACGGCGTCCCGATCGCCCCGGTATTGACCTCGTCCGAAGCGCTCGCGTCGGATCATTTCCGCGAGGTCGGAGCCCTGTGCGACGTGGAGTTTGCCCCCGGCATCAACGTCAGCGTCCCCGCGGGTCCGTTCATCATCGATGGCCAGCGAGCGGGTTTGCGCCATCGTGCACCGGCGCCTGGCCAGCACGGCCCCGATTGGCAGCGTACGGATACGGGGTTACCAGCCAGCGACGAGGCCGCCGTGCGACGACCGTTCGAGGGGATCCGCATCGTGGATCTCGGCATCATCGTGGCCGGCGGCGAGCTCGGCCGGCTGTTCGCCGACATGGGAGCGGAGGTCATCAAGGTAGAGAGCCCCCAGTTTCCGGACGGATTGCGGCAGACCCGCACCGGTCAAGCGATGAGCGAAGCCGTTGCCTGGACAAACCGCAACAAGGTCGGTCTCGGCCTGGACCTGCGGCAGCCCGCGGGCACCGAGACTTTCGCTCGTCTGGTGGCCACCGCCGACATTGTGTCCGCCAACTTCAAGCCGGGAACGCTTGCCAGTCTAGGGTTTTCGTACCCTACGTTGCGCTCGCTCAATCCGGGCATTGTCCTAGCCGAAAGCAGCGCATTCGGCGACCGCGGCTCATGGAGCGTCCAGCCGGGGTATGGCCCGTTGGTGCGCGCGGCCACCGGGATCACCAGGCTATGGACGTCGGACACCATCGACGACGCTCGGCCCCCATTCTTGGACGCGGTCACCGTGTTCCCCGACCACGTGGCGGCGCGGGTCACCGCGATCGCCGCGCTGGCGGCGTTGATTCGCCGACACCGCACCGGACACGGCGCGCATGTGCACATCTCGCAGGCCGAAGTGGCGGTAAACCAGCTCGATACGACCTACGCGACCGAAGCCGCCCGCGCGGCCGGCCTACAGGTGTGCGACGACCCGAGCTACCACGGTGTGTATCCCTGCGCCGGGGACGACGAATGGTGTGTTATCTCCCTCCGTGACGAAGACGACCGGCGGGCGCTCGCGGCGGCCATGGGTCGTTCCCCGGTGGATCGCGACCGTGGCGACATCGTCGACGAGATTGCATGCTGGACAAGCACTCTCGATAAAGAGACGGTGGCCAACCTACTTCAGCGGGCGGGTGTGCCGGCTGCTCCGATGAACCGAGCAACCGATGTGCTTGTTGATCCCCAGGTTCGACATCGAAAGTTGCTGTCCGACATGGTGCATCCGCTTTTCGACGCGCCGCTGCCCGCGGAGGCGGGGCCAGCGCCGTTTCGCAACATCCCGGCCGTTGAGCTGCGCCCTGCGCCGATGCTCGGCGAGCACACCCGCGAGGTGTGCCGCCGGCTGCTCGGCCTCGACGACGACGAAGTTGACCGCCTGATCAACGTCGGCGCGCTGTATGCGCAAGGGCAGGTGAGCTGA
- a CDS encoding zinc-dependent alcohol dehydrogenase — MSPGAVARALVLEAPRRLVAHKMPVPEVADDAGLVRVIACGLCGTDHEQYTGELSGGFAFVPGHETVGVLEAVGPRAAERWDVSAGDLVAVEVFQSCRDCPPCRTGEYRRCERHGLTDMYGFIPVERPPGLWGGYAEYQYLAPDSMLLRLPADLDPVVATLFNPLGAGIRWGTTVPGTGPGDVVAVLGPGVRGLCAAAAAKEAGAAFVMVTGLGPRDGDRLRLAEQFGADLAVDVGTDDPVAALRKATGGLADVVVDVTAKAPAAFAQAIALARPAGTVVVAGTRGWGSGAPGFTPDAVVFKELRVLGALGVDVAAYRAALDLLATRRYPFEQLPRRCVGLDDADDLLAVMAGERAGAAPVHGVLVP; from the coding sequence ATGTCCCCGGGGGCGGTCGCGCGAGCACTGGTATTGGAGGCACCGCGGCGCTTGGTCGCCCACAAAATGCCGGTGCCGGAGGTCGCTGATGACGCGGGGCTGGTGCGCGTCATCGCCTGCGGCCTGTGCGGCACCGACCACGAGCAATACACCGGAGAGCTGTCCGGCGGTTTCGCGTTCGTCCCGGGCCATGAAACCGTCGGTGTCCTAGAAGCGGTCGGACCGCGGGCTGCGGAGCGCTGGGACGTGTCGGCCGGCGATCTCGTCGCGGTCGAGGTGTTCCAGTCGTGCCGCGACTGTCCACCGTGCCGCACGGGGGAGTACCGCCGCTGCGAACGGCACGGGCTCACCGACATGTACGGTTTCATCCCTGTCGAGCGGCCGCCCGGCCTGTGGGGCGGCTACGCCGAATACCAGTACCTGGCGCCGGATTCGATGCTGCTACGCCTGCCGGCCGACCTCGATCCGGTGGTGGCCACGTTGTTCAACCCGCTCGGCGCCGGAATCAGATGGGGGACAACCGTACCCGGCACGGGGCCAGGCGATGTCGTCGCGGTCCTGGGGCCCGGCGTCCGCGGCCTCTGCGCCGCGGCGGCGGCAAAGGAGGCCGGGGCGGCATTCGTGATGGTGACCGGCCTGGGGCCCCGCGACGGCGACAGGCTGCGGTTAGCAGAGCAGTTCGGCGCGGACCTGGCCGTCGACGTCGGCACCGACGATCCCGTCGCCGCGCTGCGAAAGGCCACCGGTGGGCTCGCCGATGTCGTCGTCGACGTCACCGCCAAGGCACCCGCTGCGTTCGCGCAGGCGATCGCGCTGGCGCGCCCCGCCGGTACTGTGGTCGTCGCCGGTACGCGGGGATGGGGCAGCGGCGCGCCGGGTTTCACCCCCGACGCCGTGGTGTTCAAGGAGCTGCGCGTCCTCGGCGCCCTGGGCGTGGACGTCGCCGCCTATCGGGCCGCGCTGGATCTGTTGGCCACCCGTCGCTACCCGTTCGAGCAGTTGCCGCGGCGCTGCGTCGGGCTCGACGATGCCGACGATCTGCTCGCTGTCATGGCAGGTGAGCGCGCTGGTGCCGCGCCCGTGCACGGGGTGCTGGTGCCGTGA
- a CDS encoding acyl-CoA thioesterase domain-containing protein, which translates to MTVPAATVDTLLGCRPDDDGLRFEFGRHLHGAFGGAFGGGVAAAAIRAARTVAPDRLPASLDVRFLRGLGAGSAHARPTVLRAGRSLTTVSVDIADAAGRPAARATVGLTDAAALYTLDRPTATDMPPLVGYDAGTDWRAPGDVEIPILATLHPRTVGSGPSWIATGLALPWNGAEASAEAICLAADMCVGPPVAAACADRWIPHPNPDLSLRFVGEVTGCELAAVGRLERICGGLAVVGIAVWAADEIVGVGVSSSMLQARSAHLPTGSTETDPNRRTGDR; encoded by the coding sequence GTGACCGTTCCCGCGGCGACCGTCGACACCCTGCTGGGCTGCCGACCGGACGATGACGGCCTGCGCTTCGAGTTTGGGCGGCATCTGCACGGCGCCTTCGGGGGTGCATTCGGGGGCGGGGTCGCGGCCGCGGCGATCCGCGCCGCCCGGACCGTGGCCCCCGATCGCCTCCCGGCGTCCCTCGACGTTCGGTTCTTGCGCGGGCTGGGTGCGGGCAGCGCGCATGCCCGGCCCACCGTGCTGCGTGCCGGCCGGTCGCTCACGACGGTCAGCGTGGACATCGCTGACGCCGCCGGCCGGCCGGCGGCGCGGGCCACCGTCGGGCTAACTGACGCCGCCGCGCTGTACACCCTCGACCGGCCCACCGCCACGGACATGCCGCCGTTGGTCGGCTACGACGCCGGCACCGATTGGCGCGCCCCGGGCGACGTCGAGATCCCGATCTTGGCAACGCTACATCCACGGACCGTGGGCTCGGGCCCATCGTGGATCGCCACCGGATTGGCGTTGCCATGGAACGGAGCTGAGGCGAGCGCCGAAGCGATCTGCCTCGCGGCCGATATGTGCGTCGGGCCGCCGGTGGCAGCCGCGTGCGCGGACCGATGGATACCGCATCCCAACCCGGACCTGTCCCTGCGGTTCGTCGGCGAGGTCACCGGCTGCGAGCTGGCCGCAGTTGGCAGGCTGGAACGCATCTGCGGTGGGCTCGCGGTGGTGGGCATCGCCGTATGGGCAGCGGATGAGATCGTGGGAGTGGGTGTTTCGTCGTCGATGCTCCAGGCACGGTCGGCGCACCTTCCCACCGGGTCGACCGAGACCGATCCGAACAGACGAACGGGTGATCGATGA